The Iamia sp. SCSIO 61187 genomic sequence GGTCGACCCCCGCCGAGCCCGGGGCTCATCGGTCACGACCCGGCGCGGTACCGGGCCACCAGCTCGGCCCCCAGCTGGCCCAGCCGGTCCCGGGCCTCACCCGGGGCGAGGACCTCGAGGGCACCGCCGTAGCCGGCCAGCTGGTCCACGACCACCTCCCACGACGGTCCGGCGATGGTGGCGGGGACCCGCCCGTCGGGTCGGGGCGGGGCGTCCTCGTCGACGACGAGGTTCGCGCCCCAGTGCATCCGCAGCTGGCGGACGAGGTCGGCGTCGGCGAGCACCTCGACGCCCTGGGCCATCCGCCTCTGGTCCATCTCGGCCACGACCTCGGCCCAGGTCACGGCCAGGTCGAAGCCGGCGGGCCGCTCGACCGGGGTGGCGGTGCGATCGACCGACCGGACCCGCCAGACCCGGAACGTCCGCACCCCCTTGTCGGTGCCGGCCACCAGGTACCAGATCTGGCCCTTCTGGACGAGGCCGAGCGGGCTGATCGTCCGCTGCGTCTCGGCCCCCTGCCGGTCGGCGTAGCCCAGCTCGACCTGGATGCCGTCGACGACGGCCCGCTGCAGCTCGTCGAGGAACGGCGGCGGGGTGGGGGGCGACGCGCCCCAGCTGGCGGGGTCGAGCATCACCGCCGACGCCGCCGCCTCGGCGTCGGCCCGGAAGGTCTCGGGCAGCGCCTGGACCAGCTTGCGCAGGGCGGACTTGGCCTCCGGCGTGGCCGACGACCCCGGACCGGCGACCAGGAACAGCGTCCGGGCCTCGGCCGCCGTCAGCCCGGACAGGTCGGTGCGGGACCCCCCGAGCAGCGACCAGCCTCCGCCCCGCCCGGCCTGGGAGTAGACGGGGATGCCCGCCATGCTCAGGGCCTCGAGGTCACGGCGGGCGGTGCGCTCGGAGATCTCCAGCTCCTCGGCCACCTCGGCCGCGGTGACCCGGCCCTTGGCCTGGAGCAGCAGCAGGGTGGCCACGAGGCGGTCGGCGCGCACGGGTCGAGTGTCGCACCCCAAACCGGCCAGGACGTGTCCACTTCTGGGCGCGACCCTGCTCCCATGACGGGCACCCCTCCGACGCTCACCCGGCGCCAGCTCAACCGGGCCCTCCTCGCCCGCCAGGACCTCCTGGCCCGCGCCGGTCGCTCGGTTCCCGAGGAGGTGGAGCACCTGGTCGGGCTGCAGGCCCAGGAGCCGCTCGACCCCTACACCGCGCTGTGGTCGCGGCTGGAGGGCTTCGCCCCCGCCGCCCTCGGCGCCGGGCTCGAGGACCGCACCCTCGCCCGCCTGGTCACCTGGCGGGGCACCGTCCACCTGCACACCGCCGACGACGCCCTCCTCGCCCGCGGTCTGGCCCAGGAGGTGGTGGAGCGGCGGATCTCGCCCGGGAACGTGTTCGGGCGGGCGACCGCGGGGGTCGACCTCGACGCCGTCCTCGCCGACGTGTGGGCGTGGATCGGCGAGGAGCCCCGGTCCGGCGCCGAGGTGAAGGCCCGGATCGGCGAGGCCGGCAGCAGCGACGTCGAGCGGCTCGTCGACGTGGTGAAGTACCTCCTCCCGACCGTCCAGGTCCCGCCGCGCGGGGTGTGGGGGAGGAGCGGTGCGGCGCGGTGGGCCCCGCTGGACCAGTGGCTCGGGCGTCCGCTGGCCGCGGCCGGACCCGACGACGAGGACGCCGTCATCCTGCGCTACCTGGCCGCCTTCGGGCCGGCCAGCGCCGCCGACATCGCGACCTGGTCGGGGTGGATCGGGGTGCGGGCCAAGCTCGACCGCCTGGCGGGTCGCCTGGTGACCTACCGCCACGAGGACACCGGGCGCCTGCTCGTCGACGTCCCCGACGGGGCCC encodes the following:
- a CDS encoding YafY family protein; amino-acid sequence: MRADRLVATLLLLQAKGRVTAAEVAEELEISERTARRDLEALSMAGIPVYSQAGRGGGWSLLGGSRTDLSGLTAAEARTLFLVAGPGSSATPEAKSALRKLVQALPETFRADAEAAASAVMLDPASWGASPPTPPPFLDELQRAVVDGIQVELGYADRQGAETQRTISPLGLVQKGQIWYLVAGTDKGVRTFRVWRVRSVDRTATPVERPAGFDLAVTWAEVVAEMDQRRMAQGVEVLADADLVRQLRMHWGANLVVDEDAPPRPDGRVPATIAGPSWEVVVDQLAGYGGALEVLAPGEARDRLGQLGAELVARYRAGS
- a CDS encoding winged helix DNA-binding domain-containing protein: MTGTPPTLTRRQLNRALLARQDLLARAGRSVPEEVEHLVGLQAQEPLDPYTALWSRLEGFAPAALGAGLEDRTLARLVTWRGTVHLHTADDALLARGLAQEVVERRISPGNVFGRATAGVDLDAVLADVWAWIGEEPRSGAEVKARIGEAGSSDVERLVDVVKYLLPTVQVPPRGVWGRSGAARWAPLDQWLGRPLAAAGPDDEDAVILRYLAAFGPASAADIATWSGWIGVRAKLDRLAGRLVTYRHEDTGRLLVDVPDGARPDPDVPAPVRFLPEFDDVLLSHADRSRIVPDGLGGGALVEVVARPRVVLVDGSVGGLWSIRREDGRATLVLRPLVRWTRAQRRDAETEGVALLGLHAPDADHDVDVIRPERSGTPAAARR